Proteins co-encoded in one Arachis stenosperma cultivar V10309 chromosome 7, arast.V10309.gnm1.PFL2, whole genome shotgun sequence genomic window:
- the LOC130940338 gene encoding glutathione S-transferase 3-like: protein MADEVVLLDTWASMFGMRVRLALAEKGVNYDYKEQDIENKSPLLLQMNPIHKKIPVLIHNGRIICESAIIVQYIDEVWNDKSPFMPSDPYERAEARFWVDFIDKKTYVTWRKMWLSEGEEHEASKKELISIFKQLEDVLGDKTFYGGDTFGFLDIALITFSRWFYTYETYGNFKMEVECPKLMAWVKRCFQRETVSKTLPDDKKVYDYVFAWEKRLKNNK, encoded by the exons ATGGCAGACGAGGTTGTTCTGTTGGATACATGGGCCAGCATGTTTGGTATGAGGGTTAGACTTGCTTTGGCTGAAAAGGGTGTCAATTATGACTATAAGGAACAAGATATCGAAAACAAGAGCCCTTTGCTTCTTCAGATGAACCCAATTCACAAGAAGATCCCAGTTCTGATCCACAATGGTAGAATAATTTGTGAATCTGCAATTATAGTGCAGTACATTGATGAGGTTTGGAATGACAAATCTCCTTTCATGCCTTCTGATCCTTATGAGAGAGCTGAAGCTAGATTCTGGGTTGATTTCATTGACAAAAAG ACATATGTAACATGGAGGAAAATGTGGCTTTCCGAAGGAGAAGAGCATGAGGCAAGCAAGAAAGAGTTGATTTCGATTTTCAAGCAACTTGAAGATGTATTGGGAGACAAAACATTTTATGGAGGTGACACATTTGGGTTTCTTGACATTGCTCTAATTACATTTTCTCGTTGGTTTTATACCTACGAGACTTATGGAAACTTCAAAATGGAAGTAGAGTGCCCTAAGCTAATGGCATGGGTCAAAAGGTGCTTTCAGAGAGAGACTGTGTCCAAGACACTCCCGGATGACAAGAAGGTGTATGATTACGTGTTTGCTTGGGAGAAAAgacttaaaaataataaataa
- the LOC130940013 gene encoding uncharacterized protein LOC130940013, translated as MLKFLGSYNERVKKNVLENAPKNAKYTSNDVQKEILHILATKVRNSIREEIGDAKFCIIVDEGRDESKKEQMAIVLRFVTLDGFVKEIFFYLVHVTDTCATTLKKELISVLSHYNLQVENIRGQGYDGASNIRGEWNGLQALFLKDSPQAYYVHCFAHKLQLALVAASREVLQIHEFFTQLNSIVTIVSASSKRHDQLQEAQSIENANLVAQNELETYKGVNQISTLQRAGDTRWSSHFNSICSLVKMFTATNIVLNNIIEDGTTYAQRGEAYGVSKILLSFEFVFTLHLMKEIMGITNVLCQALQQQSQDILNAMHIISTSKLLLQQLRDGGWCNFLANVKDFCEKHEIEVPNMSAQYVFGRGRSRQPSVTVEHHYRIDVFLATIDSQIQELNSRFNEQTIELLTLSCALDPKDNFKSFNIEEISKLAEKFYPLDFPSNELNILKSQLQHYQHDIPIHLKGIGTLFELCNKLQETGKSRTYHMVDKLIHLVLTLPVSTATTEKAFSAMKIVKTRLRSKMADEFLANNLVIYIEKELAAIFDTNSIIDDFENRKKRRIAFS; from the coding sequence ATGTTGAAATTTTTGGGATCTTACAATGAAAGAGTGAAAAAGAATGTTTTGGAAAATGCTCCAAAAAATGCTAAGTATACTTCAAATGATGTCCAAAAAGAAATTCTACATATTCTTGCTACTAAGGTGAGAAATTCAATCAGAGAAGAGATTGGAGATGCCAAATTTTGTATTATTGTTGATGAAGGTAGAGATGAATCTAAAAAGGAGCAAATGGCCATTGTTTTGAGATTTGTTACTCTAGATGGTTTTGTTAAagagatatttttttatcttgtgCATGTCACTGATACTTGTGCAACAACTTTAAAGAAAGAATTGATTTCTGTCCTTTCTCATTATAATCTCCAAGTTGAAAATATTAGGGGTCAAGGGTATGATGGTGCTAGCAACATACGGGGTGAGTGGAATGGTTTGCAAGCTTTGTTTCTTAAAGATTCTCCACAAGCATACTATGTGCATTGTTTTGCTCATAAGTTACAATTAGCATTGGTGGCAGCTTCAAGAGAGGTACTTCAAATTCATGAATTTTTTACTCAATTAAACTCTATTGTCACTATTGTTAGTGCTTCTTCAAAAAGACATGATCAATTACAAGAAGCTCAATCAATTGAAAATGCAAACTTGGTTGCTCaaaatgaattagaaacatACAAAGGTGTGAATCAAATAAGCACTTTACAAAGAGCTGGGGATACTCGATGGAGCTCTCACTTTAATTCTATTTGCAGTTTGGTAAAAATGTTTACTGCTACCAATATTGTTCTCAATAATATCATTGAAGACGGGACAACTTATGCACAAAGAGGTGAGGCTTATGGtgttagtaaaatattattgtcatttgaatttgttttcACTTTGCACTTGATGAAAGAGATTATGGGAATCACTAATGTTCTTTGCCAAGCACTGCAACAACAATCTCAAGATATTCTTAATGCAATGCATATTATTTCTACATCAAAGTTACTTCTTCAACAATTAAGAGATGGTGGATGGTGCAATTTTCTTGCAAATGTTAAAGatttttgtgaaaaacatgAAATTGAAGTCCCTAATATGAGTGCACAATATGTTTTTGGAAGAGGTCGATCTCGTCAACCAAGTGTGACAGTTGAGCATCATTATCGAATAGATGTATTCTTGGCAACAATTGACTCTCAAATACAAGAGTTGAATAGTAGATTTAATGAGCAAACAATAGAGCTTTTGACTTTGAGTTGTGCTTTGGATCCTAAGGACAATTTCAAATCATTTAATATTGAAGAAATCAGCAAGTTAGCAGAGAAGTTTTAtccccttgactttccttctaATGAGCTAAATATTTTGAAATCTCAGTTGCAACATTATCAGCATGATATACCAATTCATTTGAAAGGCATTGGTACACTTTTTGAATTGTgcaacaagttgcaagaaacgGGAAAATCAAGAACTTATCACATGGTTGATAAATTAATACATCTTGTTTTGACTCTACCAGTGTCTACAGCAACAACAGAAAAAGCTTTTTCAGCAATGAAAATTGTTAAGACAAGACTCCGAAGTAAGATGGCTGATGAATTTCTTGCAAACAACTTGGTCATctatatagaaaaagaattaGCAGCTATTTTCGACACAAATTCAATTAtagatgattttgaaaatagaaaaaaacgTCGAATAGCTTTTTCATGA